The region AAGACTCTTTTTTTCTGTTCTATCTTTATTTTTAACTTTACGATGCAAATTTTGAGCATATTCAGCTGCTTGCTTAACTAAAAGAATATTTTTTGCTGAATCATGCGCTTGAGTTACAGCTTGTACATTTTCAGCCACATTTACTGATTTTGTTAACATAATTTGTATTTCATGAGTTGAAGGCATAATCTTTGCCCCCTTGAATTCTACTCATCAACCATCTTCTTAAGTTTAATAAGAATTTGGCTGTGTACCTGAGAAATTCTTGATTCACTGAGATCTAAAATTTCTCCTATTTCTCTAAAAGTTAAATTATTATCGTAATACAAAGACAAAATTAATTGTTCTCTCTGAGACAATTTCTCAATGCAGTCCTTTAACTTATCTTTAAATATTTCTTTATATGCAATGACTTCCGGATCATTACTATCATCTTCTTCTATAGACCAATTGACTTCTTCACTATCAAAAAAATAACTATCCAACTGGAGTATTTGCCTTTTTGATATCGAAAACTTAATTTTATCGACATCATTTTCTTCGATATTTAATCTCTCTGCTATTAGTTTATCGTCCAAATATTCTTCTTCGCCAACTTCATATACTAAATCTTCATATTTTTTAATAAGAGATCTGGTTTCTTTCGGAAGCCAATCAATTTTACGTAAATAATCAAGCATCGAACCTTTTATCCTTTTCATTGCAAAAGTGTTGAATGAAGCCCCTTTTTCTGGATCATATTTTCTATATGATTGCAACAGGCCTATTATTCCTTCTTGGATGAGATCGTCTAATTCAACATTTTTTGGAAGTGTACTTTTTAAATTTAGGGCAATATACTTTATTTTAGGTAAGTAATCTAAAACTAATTGTTCTTCATCAATATTATACTTCATTATTAATTTCTCCTTAAATAACAACTATCTCGACCTTTTCTCCTCCGCCAACTTTTCTAATACGTAATTCTCCGCTTGCAATATGAAATTCAACACTTCTAGCTCTTGAACCTCCTGTGTCTTCTGCTACTAACTTTATCCCTAAATTCTTTAAAATTTTTTTAACAGCCTCCACATTTTTAGCCCCAATTTCAAAGGTCTTATTTGTATTTTTAAACATTGATGCCCCACCTGCTATTTTCGCCTCTAAATTCTTGATATCTCCTCCTATTTTTATTATCTCATCTACAACTGCTGTTATACCTGTATCGGCATATTTGCCAGGCCTATCTTTATCTCTCCTACTATCAGGTAGCATAACGTGTACAAGTCCTCCAATCCCCTTAACTTTATCTCTAATACAAACTGCAACACAGGATCCAAGGCCTAAAGTTATTAATATACCAGGATTTTTATCTACGAGATATTCACCAATTCCTACAATCTTTTTATTCTCCATCTAAAATTTCATCCCCAAACTTTCCAAGATCTTTTGAGTATTTTTTTCATCAGAGATATATATCAAATAACCTTTAACTTTATCTTCAAGCTCTTCTAATAAAATATCTGTCTGAATGAGTATTACATAATCTCCACCGTTTGTAATTATCAATGAAACTTCAGAAACAATAGCAGATAGCATATCAACAACAACCTTTGGGGGCATAGAATGAATATTTATACCGGTAAAATTAGATAAAGCTATGATATAAGAACTACACATTATATTTGCAATTTCTCCGATTGCAGAACTAGTTAATTCATCCATATTGGTTAAATCATCAGGTCTAGGAAGCATTAATAGTTCTATTAGTGATTTAGTTTCTTCTGCCCCTAACAAAAACAGTAAAGCCCCTTCTATTTCTCCTTCTATTTCTACCATTGCCCCAGAGGTTACTTCTTCAGGATCAGTAAATTTTTTCCATAACTCCGAAACTGGTATAATCTCAGCACTAGGGACAGTTATTTTAATTGTTTTCCCCAACATCAAAGAAATAGATGTGGCAGCATTTCCTGCTCCAATATTTCCCAACTCTTTTAAAACATCTAACTTTTGATCGTCTATATTATCAAAAACGGACACGTTATCCCCCCTTATTTCTTATTTTGTAATCAAAATTAACTACATATATATGAATACTTATGAATTATTATTTTTTACATTCCCAATTTCCCACTTAAAAACAAACCTAACCAATTCTTTTTCTAAATTACCTGTAATGCCTATAAATTTAATTCCATAGATGTTATCTTCAAATTGCGTTTGTCCTATTTCCCTAACTACCTCTGCCTCAATATTTTCCAAAACAACTTCATCTTTTAATTTCATGTTGATTAATATCTTATCACCAATTGAAAGTTGCTTTTTAGTTACTATAGCAGCTCCTCCAGCACTAAAATCCTTTGTTACAAAACGGTATTTCTCGTTTTGTTCCAAATTTTCATTATTTTTCAAATTAAATTCTCTTTTTATAGAAAAAAATCCCTCTTCACATAAAGGTATTCTAACATAATTTCTTCTTTGAACTCTATATATCTCGTCAGGTACAGTAATTATCAAAAAGCGTACACTAGATTCCTTTCCTATACCATAGACTAAACTATTGAATAAATAAAGATTATTTTTTGAATAAGCCTTAACAGATAAAGTAACTTCTCTAGGGATTTTTATATATGCACCCTTATGAATAGGCATTCCAATTTTAGCTAAGTTTAAATCAATGTTATATTCATATAATATGCTTTTGTATATTCCCTTGAAACCTTTTTCTTTTATTTCTATATCCAAAGGCATATTAGTAAACAAAACATTTTTAGCTAGAACCTTTTCTATAAATTCACTCATTTACCTCTCTCCATAGTTAAGAATTAATGCTCCAAACCAAAAAGTCTTTTTATTCTATTTGCAAAACTTTCTTCTTTTCCTGAATTATTTAAATTTAAAATATCTTCAACAATTTTTTTCATATCTTTTGAAAATTTACTGTCTTTTTTCAAAATAACAATAGGAGTTTGAGCCTTTACACTTAAGGGAACATTTGGATCATAAGATAGTTCATAAAAACTGTTTATATCTTTATTTAAAAATTTTTTCACTGTATTTTCTAATGCATATTTGATATTATCTAATTCTTCCTTATTTTTTGTCATATTTAAAACTATCTCAATTTCTGAACCTACCCCTAAATATGACAACGCTTTTAACAAAGAATAAGCATTTACGACTGCTGTCGGCTCAGGAGCGGTCACTATAAAAATTTTATCAGAATTTAAGTAGAAGTTGTTAAGTTTTTCAGAATATCCAGCACCTACATCTATAATAAGATAATCAATTTCTCTTGTAACGCTTAAAAATTCGTTTAGTATAGACCCATCAAAATTATTCTGAAATATTTTCCAATCTGTATAATCGAATCCTGTACTAACTATCTTTACTCCATATCTTGTTTCTTGTATACATTCTTTAAAAGTCACTATCCCCTTCATATAATCAGAAAGAGTATGTTTTATTGAACTTCCTAAAAGTATAGAGGCATTTGCAAAACCTGCATCTGAGTCGAAAACAAGAACCCTTTTATCATATGAAGCTAATAATGCAGCTA is a window of Defluviitoga tunisiensis DNA encoding:
- a CDS encoding FliA/WhiG family RNA polymerase sigma factor, coding for MKYNIDEEQLVLDYLPKIKYIALNLKSTLPKNVELDDLIQEGIIGLLQSYRKYDPEKGASFNTFAMKRIKGSMLDYLRKIDWLPKETRSLIKKYEDLVYEVGEEEYLDDKLIAERLNIEENDVDKIKFSISKRQILQLDSYFFDSEEVNWSIEEDDSNDPEVIAYKEIFKDKLKDCIEKLSQREQLILSLYYDNNLTFREIGEILDLSESRISQVHSQILIKLKKMVDE
- the cheC gene encoding CheY-P phosphatase CheC encodes the protein MSVFDNIDDQKLDVLKELGNIGAGNAATSISLMLGKTIKITVPSAEIIPVSELWKKFTDPEEVTSGAMVEIEGEIEGALLFLLGAEETKSLIELLMLPRPDDLTNMDELTSSAIGEIANIMCSSYIIALSNFTGINIHSMPPKVVVDMLSAIVSEVSLIITNGGDYVILIQTDILLEELEDKVKGYLIYISDEKNTQKILESLGMKF
- a CDS encoding flagellar brake protein, translating into MSEFIEKVLAKNVLFTNMPLDIEIKEKGFKGIYKSILYEYNIDLNLAKIGMPIHKGAYIKIPREVTLSVKAYSKNNLYLFNSLVYGIGKESSVRFLIITVPDEIYRVQRRNYVRIPLCEEGFFSIKREFNLKNNENLEQNEKYRFVTKDFSAGGAAIVTKKQLSIGDKILINMKLKDEVVLENIEAEVVREIGQTQFEDNIYGIKFIGITGNLEKELVRFVFKWEIGNVKNNNS
- the cheD gene encoding chemoreceptor glutamine deamidase/glutamate methylesterase CheD → MENKKIVGIGEYLVDKNPGILITLGLGSCVAVCIRDKVKGIGGLVHVMLPDSRRDKDRPGKYADTGITAVVDEIIKIGGDIKNLEAKIAGGASMFKNTNKTFEIGAKNVEAVKKILKNLGIKLVAEDTGGSRARSVEFHIASGELRIRKVGGGEKVEIVVI
- a CDS encoding P-loop NTPase, encoding MSYLFNDQASRLREEFASNDTKIISVVSGKGGVGKSIFSVNIAALLASYDKRVLVFDSDAGFANASILLGSSIKHTLSDYMKGIVTFKECIQETRYGVKIVSTGFDYTDWKIFQNNFDGSILNEFLSVTREIDYLIIDVGAGYSEKLNNFYLNSDKIFIVTAPEPTAVVNAYSLLKALSYLGVGSEIEIVLNMTKNKEELDNIKYALENTVKKFLNKDINSFYELSYDPNVPLSVKAQTPIVILKKDSKFSKDMKKIVEDILNLNNSGKEESFANRIKRLFGLEH